One segment of Synechococcus sp. A15-24 DNA contains the following:
- a CDS encoding F0F1 ATP synthase subunit gamma: MANLKEIRDRIKSVKNTRKITEAMRLVAAAKVRRAQEQVLRSRPFADRLARILENLQSRMRFEDASSPLMELRDVETITLVSVTGDRGLCGGYNANIIKRTEQRFAELKGSGFKVKLVLIGNKAIGYFTKRDYPVQATFSGLEQVPTADEANTISTDVLSEFIGAGTDRVELIFTKFINLVSCKPVVQTLLPLDPQDIADPEDEIFRLTTKDGRLTVEPGAGPANTEPKIPSDIVFEQTPEQLLNALLPLYLQNQMLRSLQESAASELASRMTAMNNASDNAKELAKTLTLDYNKARQAAITQEILEVAGGAAAVG; the protein is encoded by the coding sequence ATGGCGAATCTCAAGGAAATCCGCGACCGGATTAAATCGGTCAAAAACACCCGCAAGATCACCGAGGCCATGCGCCTCGTGGCTGCGGCCAAGGTGCGTCGCGCTCAGGAGCAGGTGCTCCGCAGCCGTCCTTTCGCGGACCGGCTGGCGCGGATCCTGGAAAACCTCCAGTCCCGCATGCGCTTCGAGGATGCGTCGTCTCCTCTGATGGAGCTACGCGACGTGGAGACCATCACCCTGGTGTCCGTCACCGGTGACCGTGGTCTTTGCGGCGGCTACAATGCCAACATCATCAAGCGCACCGAACAGCGCTTCGCTGAGCTGAAAGGCAGTGGCTTCAAGGTGAAGCTGGTGCTGATCGGGAACAAGGCCATCGGTTATTTCACCAAGCGTGATTACCCGGTGCAGGCCACCTTCTCCGGTTTGGAGCAGGTGCCCACGGCGGATGAGGCCAACACCATCTCCACCGATGTGCTGTCTGAATTCATCGGTGCGGGTACCGACCGCGTTGAGCTGATCTTCACCAAGTTCATCAACCTGGTGAGCTGCAAGCCGGTGGTGCAGACCCTGCTGCCCCTGGATCCCCAGGACATTGCTGATCCAGAGGATGAGATCTTCCGTCTCACCACCAAGGACGGCCGTCTGACGGTGGAACCCGGTGCTGGCCCTGCCAACACCGAACCGAAAATTCCTTCGGACATTGTGTTCGAGCAAACCCCTGAGCAGCTGCTCAACGCCCTCCTGCCCCTCTATCTGCAGAACCAGATGCTGCGTTCGTTGCAGGAATCCGCGGCCTCTGAACTGGCCAGCCGGATGACCGCCATGAACAACGCCAGCGACAACGCCAAGGAGCTGGCCAAGACTTTGACCCTTGACTACAACAAGGCCCGCCAGGCCGCCATTACCCAGGAAATCCTGGAAGTGGCCGGTGGCGCTGCTGCTGTGGGTTGA
- a CDS encoding putative 2OG-Fe(II) oxygenase, protein MALQIHALFPTAVATAQLMLDPLELAAQLQTLLMLRGADEGNPSPGCAWTGDLNGVWQLHRHPDFSGLTDRVVEQAWAYLSAVGFDQAKLALHVQRCWPVLSDWDQVVGRHHHPNAHLSAVLYLSGSGSGEDGVLRIHAPSQPNELVPGSAAGHGGPIAAGHPLNQPHWDLAPQPGLLVLFPSRLDHSVLANGDPELLRCSISFDFVLTAPVDGDPPEYLAPHPSLWTPQPLEVN, encoded by the coding sequence ATGGCTCTCCAGATTCATGCGCTGTTCCCCACCGCCGTGGCCACGGCTCAGCTGATGCTGGATCCGCTGGAACTGGCGGCGCAACTGCAGACCCTGTTGATGCTGAGGGGGGCTGATGAGGGAAACCCCAGTCCTGGCTGCGCCTGGACCGGCGACCTCAATGGTGTCTGGCAGTTGCATCGGCATCCCGACTTCAGCGGCCTAACCGATCGGGTGGTGGAGCAGGCCTGGGCCTACTTGTCGGCCGTTGGCTTCGATCAGGCCAAGCTGGCTTTGCACGTGCAGCGCTGCTGGCCGGTGCTCAGCGACTGGGATCAGGTGGTGGGCCGTCACCACCACCCCAATGCCCATCTCAGTGCGGTGCTTTACCTGAGTGGCTCCGGCAGCGGAGAGGACGGGGTGCTGCGCATCCATGCCCCATCCCAACCGAATGAGCTGGTGCCTGGATCGGCGGCCGGCCACGGCGGTCCGATCGCGGCTGGCCATCCCCTCAATCAGCCCCATTGGGATCTGGCGCCGCAGCCAGGACTGCTGGTGCTGTTCCCCTCCCGCCTCGACCACAGTGTGCTGGCCAATGGAGATCCGGAGTTGCTGCGCTGCTCCATCAGCTTTGACTTTGTCCTGACCGCTCCGGTTGATGGCGATCCGCCGGAATACCTGGCGCCTCACCCCTCGCTCTGGACCCCTCAACCGTTGGAGGTCAACTGA
- a CDS encoding 2Fe-2S iron-sulfur cluster-binding protein, which produces MSDVASYTVRAEFEGTTRSFSCRADQTVLNAAEAAGVTLPSSCCSGVCTTCAAVISDGQVEQPDAMGVKGELQQQGYALLCVAFPRADLTLKAGQEDALYEAQFGQYQK; this is translated from the coding sequence ATGTCCGACGTGGCTTCATACACCGTCCGCGCCGAGTTCGAGGGCACCACCCGTAGCTTCAGCTGCCGTGCCGATCAGACGGTGCTTAACGCTGCTGAGGCTGCCGGCGTCACCCTGCCCAGCTCCTGTTGTTCCGGCGTCTGCACCACCTGCGCTGCGGTGATCAGTGACGGACAGGTGGAGCAACCCGATGCCATGGGCGTGAAGGGAGAATTGCAGCAACAGGGTTACGCCTTGTTGTGTGTGGCCTTCCCCCGGGCTGATCTCACCCTGAAGGCCGGCCAGGAGGATGCCCTCTACGAAGCCCAGTTCGGCCAATATCAGAAGTGA
- a CDS encoding DUF3326 domain-containing protein: MNAAPLPVLMLVPTGIGCQIGGFAGDALPSARLLAAASGCLITHPNVMNGAALYWRDPRIHYVEGYGLDRFAVGDWDLQPVRRQRIGLLLDAGIEAELAQRHLQVADGCRATLGLEIGPVVTTDQPLEVQLEQGSSGSSWGRLGRPDALLRAGERLKQAGATAIAVVARFPEDPASEELAAYRAGSGVDALAGAEAVISHLLVRHLQIPCAHAPALAPLPLDPQLDPRAAGEELGYTFLACVLVGLSRAPDLVAAGEGELQAAQLGAVVAPEGALGGEAVLACLERGVPLITVANPSVLAVSAEALRLDHGVQRARSYAEAAGLLLALREGLSASSLQRPLPALERLS; encoded by the coding sequence ATGAATGCCGCCCCGCTGCCTGTGCTGATGCTGGTGCCGACTGGAATCGGTTGCCAGATCGGGGGCTTTGCCGGTGATGCACTGCCCAGTGCTCGCCTGTTGGCCGCCGCCAGTGGATGCCTGATCACCCATCCCAATGTGATGAACGGTGCGGCGTTGTACTGGCGTGACCCGCGCATCCATTACGTGGAGGGCTACGGCCTCGATCGCTTCGCCGTTGGTGACTGGGATCTGCAACCGGTGCGCCGCCAGCGGATCGGGCTGCTGCTGGATGCCGGCATTGAGGCGGAGTTGGCCCAGCGGCACCTGCAGGTGGCGGATGGCTGTCGCGCCACCCTCGGCCTGGAGATCGGACCTGTTGTGACCACGGACCAGCCCCTGGAGGTTCAGCTCGAACAGGGCAGCAGCGGCTCCAGCTGGGGACGGCTGGGTCGCCCCGATGCCTTGCTCAGGGCTGGTGAGCGGCTCAAGCAGGCCGGTGCTACGGCCATTGCCGTGGTGGCCCGTTTCCCGGAGGATCCAGCCAGTGAGGAGCTGGCGGCGTACCGCGCCGGCAGCGGCGTTGATGCCCTGGCGGGCGCTGAAGCGGTGATCAGCCATCTGCTGGTGCGGCACCTTCAGATCCCCTGTGCCCATGCCCCGGCCTTAGCCCCGCTTCCCTTGGATCCGCAGTTGGATCCGCGGGCGGCCGGCGAGGAGTTGGGCTACACATTTCTGGCCTGCGTGCTGGTGGGCCTCAGCCGGGCTCCGGATCTGGTGGCGGCGGGTGAAGGGGAGTTGCAGGCCGCTCAGCTGGGGGCGGTGGTGGCGCCGGAGGGGGCCCTTGGCGGCGAAGCGGTGCTGGCCTGCCTCGAGCGCGGAGTGCCGTTGATCACGGTGGCCAACCCCTCCGTTCTGGCGGTGTCGGCCGAGGCCCTCAGGCTTGACCATGGCGTGCAGCGAGCGCGTAGTTACGCGGAAGCCGCCGGTTTGCTGCTGGCGCTGCGGGAGGGACTATCAGCCAGCTCCTTGCAGCGGCCTCTGCCTGCCCTGGAGCGGTTGAGCTGA
- a CDS encoding YchJ family metal-binding protein, translating to MPGGFAQDSGPCPCGGGEYSCCCGPLHRRERRAETAEQLMRSRYSAFAKGEVDYLLHTHEPTESRWALRQACRQTRWLGLSILAVDGGGAADLEGTVRFEARHREGVLVETSLFQRRNGTLAGEWFYVRAFELDS from the coding sequence ATGCCCGGTGGCTTTGCTCAGGATTCAGGGCCCTGCCCCTGTGGCGGCGGTGAGTACAGCTGTTGTTGCGGACCGTTGCACCGGCGGGAGCGGCGGGCGGAAACCGCCGAACAGTTGATGCGCTCCCGCTATTCGGCCTTCGCGAAAGGCGAGGTGGACTACCTGTTGCACACACATGAGCCGACGGAATCGCGCTGGGCCCTGCGTCAAGCTTGCCGTCAGACCCGCTGGCTGGGGCTGTCGATCTTGGCGGTTGATGGTGGTGGCGCGGCTGATCTTGAGGGAACCGTTCGCTTTGAGGCCCGTCACCGCGAGGGGGTGCTGGTGGAGACGTCGCTGTTCCAGCGCCGTAATGGCACGCTCGCCGGAGAGTGGTTCTACGTCCGGGCTTTCGAACTGGATTCCTAG
- the ald gene encoding alanine dehydrogenase, whose amino-acid sequence MAASVLTAPMASIGVPREIKADEQRVALTPDAVRELISQGLEVRIEAGAGSGAGIGDEAFAAAGAQLVSREDAWGAHLVVKVKEPQSEEFGFLRDDMVLFTYLHLAAYPQVGEALLEAGTAAIAYETVQLENGSLPLLAPMSEIAGRLAAQVGAHLLEKPHGGRGVLMGGCTGVQPARVVVLGAGTVGWNAARTAAAMDAEVLLLDRSPQRLRSLEADRRGRLMSVVSSRGLLERLVPTADLVIGAVLTPGGRAPTLVDEAMVQQMRPGSVIVDVAIDQGGCIATSRETTHTDPTVTIHGVQHYAVGNMPGAVPFTSTEALVSVTLPYILGIAGRGLEEAVTERPELLSGLNTVQGSVCHPGVAKALGVPPRHPMACLR is encoded by the coding sequence ATGGCAGCCTCCGTCCTGACGGCCCCGATGGCCAGCATCGGCGTGCCCAGGGAAATCAAGGCCGATGAGCAACGGGTGGCCCTCACCCCCGATGCAGTACGGGAACTGATCAGCCAGGGGCTGGAGGTACGGATCGAGGCCGGTGCCGGATCAGGAGCGGGCATTGGCGATGAGGCCTTCGCTGCAGCCGGAGCTCAGCTGGTGAGCCGTGAGGATGCCTGGGGCGCCCATCTGGTGGTGAAGGTGAAGGAGCCGCAAAGCGAGGAGTTCGGCTTCCTGCGGGACGACATGGTGCTGTTCACCTACCTGCACCTGGCCGCTTATCCCCAGGTGGGAGAGGCCTTGCTGGAGGCCGGCACCGCTGCCATCGCCTACGAAACCGTGCAGCTGGAGAACGGCAGCCTGCCGCTGCTGGCACCGATGAGCGAAATCGCCGGGCGGCTGGCGGCCCAGGTGGGGGCCCATTTGCTGGAGAAACCCCACGGTGGTCGCGGGGTGCTGATGGGGGGCTGCACCGGCGTGCAGCCGGCCCGGGTGGTGGTGCTGGGGGCCGGCACGGTGGGCTGGAACGCCGCTAGAACCGCGGCGGCCATGGATGCGGAAGTGCTGCTGCTGGACCGTTCACCCCAGCGGCTGCGCAGCCTGGAGGCGGATCGTCGCGGTCGGCTGATGAGCGTGGTGAGCAGCCGTGGTCTGCTTGAACGCCTGGTGCCCACGGCGGATCTGGTGATCGGCGCCGTGCTGACCCCGGGCGGCCGAGCCCCGACCCTGGTGGATGAGGCGATGGTGCAGCAGATGCGTCCGGGCTCGGTGATCGTCGATGTGGCGATCGACCAGGGGGGCTGCATCGCCACTAGCCGCGAAACCACCCACACCGACCCCACGGTGACCATCCACGGGGTGCAGCACTACGCCGTGGGCAACATGCCCGGGGCGGTGCCGTTCACCTCCACGGAAGCGCTGGTCAGCGTCACCTTGCCTTACATCCTTGGCATCGCTGGCCGAGGTCTGGAGGAAGCTGTCACCGAACGGCCGGAACTGCTCTCCGGTCTCAACACAGTGCAGGGATCGGTGTGTCACCCGGGGGTTGCCAAGGCCCTTGGGGTGCCGCCTCGGCACCCAATGGCCTGCCTACGCTGA
- a CDS encoding NAD+ synthase, protein MRLALAQLNPVVGDLRGNAKRILAAARSASAEGATLLLTPELSLWGYPPRDLLLQPARLALQSAVLDGLVKQLDGLCSLLVGVALPCDDNRAPGLYNGIALVDQGGWRGVACKQLLPSYDVFDERRYFRPGDGPCLLTMAGGERLGLTICEDLWVEDALQRERLAGPDPIAALVEAKPDLLINLAASPFDPSKPALRRQLTGQAARRLNCPVVYLNQVGGNDELVFDGSSLVVAPDGSTLLELPACREAVQVWDSGCPQQAMAPPSQTPSREELLLRALVLGVRDYAGKCGFQRALLGLSGGIDSALVAVIAAAALGPENVSTMLMPSPWSSSGSIDDATALATRLNLQTHTVPIQELMQGFDASLTPALGQPPQGVTAENLQSRIRGTLLMAVANQQGQLLLTTGNKSELAVGYCTLYGDMNGGLAVIGDLYKTSVFALCNWIDSPEARDCREDLGLPQQGDLVGEAIRCKPPSAELRPDQKDSDSLPDYSELDPLLKGLIQERTTPQALVAAGHDIALVERVQRLLQRAEFKRRQAAPLLKVSPQAFGSGWRLPIAAGGLCSAGPD, encoded by the coding sequence ATGCGCCTGGCCCTGGCCCAGCTGAATCCTGTGGTGGGCGACCTGCGGGGCAACGCCAAACGAATCCTGGCGGCCGCCCGGTCCGCCAGCGCAGAAGGGGCAACGCTGCTGCTGACGCCGGAGCTCTCCCTATGGGGCTATCCCCCCCGGGACCTGCTGCTGCAACCGGCGCGGCTGGCCCTGCAGAGCGCGGTGCTCGATGGGTTGGTCAAGCAGCTCGATGGACTGTGCTCCCTGCTAGTGGGGGTGGCCCTCCCCTGCGACGACAATCGCGCCCCGGGCCTATACAACGGCATCGCCCTAGTGGACCAGGGGGGTTGGCGGGGGGTTGCCTGCAAACAGCTGCTGCCCAGTTACGACGTCTTTGATGAGCGGCGCTATTTCCGCCCCGGCGACGGTCCCTGCCTGCTGACCATGGCGGGAGGTGAGCGGCTGGGGCTCACCATCTGCGAAGACCTCTGGGTAGAGGATGCGCTGCAACGTGAGCGGCTGGCGGGACCGGACCCGATCGCCGCCCTGGTGGAGGCAAAACCCGATCTGCTGATCAACCTGGCGGCGTCCCCCTTTGACCCCAGCAAACCGGCCCTGCGGCGCCAACTGACCGGCCAGGCGGCCCGACGTCTGAACTGCCCGGTTGTGTACCTCAACCAGGTGGGTGGCAACGACGAACTGGTGTTCGACGGCAGCAGCCTGGTGGTCGCCCCGGATGGCAGCACGCTGCTGGAGCTGCCGGCCTGCCGGGAGGCCGTTCAGGTGTGGGACAGCGGCTGTCCGCAACAAGCGATGGCTCCTCCATCGCAAACGCCCAGCCGCGAGGAGCTGTTGCTGCGGGCGCTGGTGCTGGGAGTACGCGACTACGCCGGCAAATGCGGCTTTCAGCGGGCACTCCTGGGGCTCAGCGGCGGCATCGACTCGGCGCTGGTGGCGGTGATCGCCGCGGCCGCCCTAGGCCCCGAGAACGTCTCCACCATGCTGATGCCCTCCCCTTGGAGCTCATCAGGATCGATCGACGATGCCACCGCCCTGGCGACTCGCCTGAACCTCCAGACCCACACGGTGCCGATTCAGGAGCTGATGCAGGGGTTCGATGCCTCGCTCACGCCGGCCCTGGGCCAGCCGCCGCAGGGGGTCACCGCTGAGAACCTGCAGTCGCGCATCCGCGGCACGTTGCTGATGGCCGTGGCCAATCAGCAGGGCCAGCTGTTGCTGACCACCGGCAACAAATCCGAGCTGGCGGTGGGTTATTGCACCCTCTACGGCGACATGAACGGCGGTCTGGCGGTGATCGGCGACCTCTACAAAACCAGCGTCTTCGCCCTCTGCAACTGGATCGACAGCCCAGAAGCCAGGGACTGCCGGGAGGATCTGGGGCTGCCGCAGCAGGGGGACTTGGTGGGGGAAGCGATCCGCTGCAAACCCCCCAGCGCTGAACTGCGGCCAGACCAGAAGGACAGTGACTCCCTGCCGGACTACAGCGAGCTGGATCCCCTGCTGAAAGGATTGATCCAGGAGCGGACCACGCCACAGGCGCTGGTGGCCGCCGGCCATGACATCGCCCTGGTGGAGCGGGTGCAGCGGCTGCTGCAGCGGGCGGAATTCAAACGGCGACAGGCCGCACCCCTGCTGAAGGTGAGCCCACAGGCCTTCGGCAGCGGCTGGCGTTTGCCGATCGCCGCTGGCGGACTCTGTTCTGCCGGGCCAGATTGA
- a CDS encoding nicotinate-nucleotide adenylyltransferase translates to MQQIALLGTSADPPTCGHQALLKGLLSLYPQVATWASDNPQKRHGAPLALRAQLLQALVEEINDPRLQQDQTLSHPFTIRTIEQATTRWPEEELVFVVGSDLAALIPGWKSSAHWLNRCRLAIAPRQGWPLRDQALEDLKRLGARIDLLELQVPASASSALRQSPEQRQIPAAVWTLLLEHNLYGLSPSLR, encoded by the coding sequence ATGCAGCAAATCGCCTTGCTGGGCACCAGTGCCGACCCCCCCACCTGCGGCCATCAGGCCCTGCTGAAAGGCCTGCTCAGCCTCTACCCCCAGGTGGCCACATGGGCCAGCGACAACCCCCAGAAACGGCACGGTGCCCCCCTGGCCCTGCGCGCCCAACTGCTGCAGGCCCTGGTGGAGGAGATCAACGATCCGCGGCTGCAGCAGGACCAGACCCTCAGCCATCCCTTCACGATCCGCACGATCGAGCAGGCAACGACCCGCTGGCCCGAGGAGGAACTGGTGTTTGTGGTGGGCAGTGACCTGGCGGCGTTGATCCCGGGCTGGAAGTCCTCGGCTCACTGGTTGAACCGCTGCCGGCTGGCGATCGCCCCGCGCCAGGGCTGGCCCCTGCGTGACCAGGCCCTGGAAGATCTGAAACGACTAGGAGCCCGCATTGACCTGCTCGAGCTACAGGTCCCCGCCAGCGCCAGCTCGGCACTGCGTCAGTCTCCCGAGCAACGCCAGATCCCCGCAGCGGTGTGGACCCTGTTGTTGGAGCACAATCTGTACGGACTCTCCCCCAGCCTTCGCTGA
- a CDS encoding GTP-binding protein codes for MTAMVSMPPATTERCRQLLQRWRQDLQLTRREQGLLRGELTLLDRQLQRLEHKVLRLAVFGRVGVGKSSLINALVGQRLLETDVAHGSTRRQQAVTWPLKLDGLQRVELIDTPGIDEIDAAGRTRLATRVAMGVDLVLLVIDSDLTRCDRDALETLQASGKPVRLVLNRSDRWPEEQLPELLASIRSRLPSDLPLTAVAAAPRQPMLDADGRVRSSAAPARVSPLKDQLVDQLQREGELLLALQSLRQADRFQQQRQHLRLRQHRRSAQGLIGRYAATKATAVAVNPLMALDLAGGLACDTGLVLQLCQLYGLPLTPSATRQLLQQLSGQNALLGGVQLGLGLLKQLLLLLVPVSGGASLAPAAPVALAQAALAVHASRRTGALVARQLLQVRGGQPGALLQRLEQRDPVVRHWMQRCQRRPQADWQPLLP; via the coding sequence ATGACAGCCATGGTGTCCATGCCTCCTGCCACCACCGAACGCTGCAGGCAGCTGCTGCAGCGCTGGCGGCAAGACCTGCAGCTGACCCGGCGCGAACAGGGCTTGCTGCGGGGGGAGTTAACCCTGCTGGACCGTCAGCTGCAGCGGCTGGAGCACAAGGTGCTGCGCCTGGCCGTTTTCGGCCGGGTGGGGGTTGGCAAGTCGAGCCTGATCAATGCATTGGTGGGTCAGCGGCTGCTGGAGACCGATGTGGCCCACGGCAGCACCCGCCGCCAGCAGGCCGTGACCTGGCCATTAAAGCTGGATGGACTCCAAAGGGTGGAGTTGATCGACACCCCCGGCATCGATGAAATTGACGCCGCCGGTCGCACCCGCCTGGCAACCCGGGTGGCCATGGGGGTTGATCTGGTGCTGCTGGTGATCGACAGCGACCTGACCCGCTGCGACCGCGATGCCCTGGAGACCTTGCAGGCCAGCGGCAAGCCCGTACGGCTGGTGCTCAACCGCAGCGATCGCTGGCCTGAAGAACAGCTGCCGGAGCTGCTCGCCAGCATCCGCTCTCGCCTGCCCAGTGATCTCCCCCTCACCGCCGTGGCGGCCGCCCCCCGTCAGCCGATGCTCGATGCCGATGGTCGGGTGCGCAGCAGCGCTGCCCCCGCCCGGGTCAGCCCCCTCAAAGACCAACTGGTCGACCAGCTTCAGCGGGAAGGGGAGCTGCTGCTGGCGTTGCAGAGCCTGCGTCAGGCCGATCGCTTCCAGCAGCAACGCCAGCACTTGCGGTTGCGGCAACACCGCCGCAGCGCCCAGGGTCTGATCGGGCGCTATGCCGCCACCAAGGCCACCGCGGTGGCGGTGAACCCCCTGATGGCCCTCGATCTGGCCGGAGGTCTGGCCTGCGACACCGGCCTCGTGCTGCAGCTCTGTCAGCTCTATGGCCTGCCGCTCACACCGTCGGCGACACGGCAGTTGCTCCAACAACTCTCTGGCCAGAACGCCCTGCTCGGAGGTGTGCAGCTGGGGTTGGGGCTGCTGAAGCAACTGTTGCTGCTGCTGGTGCCGGTGAGTGGCGGCGCCAGCCTGGCGCCGGCTGCTCCGGTGGCCCTGGCCCAGGCTGCCCTGGCTGTCCACGCCAGCCGCCGCACCGGTGCGCTGGTGGCCCGTCAGCTGCTGCAGGTGCGGGGGGGCCAACCCGGCGCCCTGCTGCAGCGGCTGGAACAGCGGGATCCGGTGGTGCGCCATTGGATGCAGCGCTGTCAGCGGCGTCCTCAAGCCGACTGGCAACCGCTGCTGCCCTGA
- a CDS encoding CNNM domain-containing protein, whose product MSTETDLLLLLLLVLMVLLGSALCSGVEAALLTVNPIRVHELAARSRPVAGSRRLAKLRQRLGRTLSVLVIANNGFNIFGSLMLGGYAAWVFEQRGIGGAALPLFSIGLTVLVMLLGEILPKALGSRLALPVSLAAAPLLHWLGLLLSPLVLLLERLLPAITAESEITTNEEEIRLLARLGSQKGEIEADEAAMIGKVFQLNDLTARDLMTPRVSAPTLDGSLSLEAQRALLLGNNAPWWVVLGDQVDKVLGVANRERLLTALLENRGLLTPVDLCEAVDYVPEMIRADRLLTGFRRDSSGVRVVVDEFGGFVGVIGAEAVLAVLAGWWRKPAA is encoded by the coding sequence ATGTCGACAGAAACAGACTTGTTGCTTCTGTTGCTACTCGTGCTGATGGTGTTGCTGGGGTCGGCCCTGTGCTCCGGAGTGGAAGCAGCCCTACTCACGGTGAACCCGATCCGGGTGCATGAACTAGCGGCCCGCAGCCGCCCGGTCGCCGGCTCCCGCCGGCTGGCGAAGCTGCGCCAGCGGCTGGGCCGCACCCTGTCGGTGCTGGTGATCGCCAACAACGGTTTCAACATCTTCGGCAGCCTGATGTTGGGGGGATACGCCGCCTGGGTGTTCGAGCAGCGGGGCATCGGTGGCGCTGCCCTGCCGCTGTTTTCCATCGGGCTAACCGTGCTAGTGATGCTGCTGGGGGAAATCCTGCCCAAGGCCCTCGGCAGCCGCCTGGCTCTGCCCGTCTCCCTGGCCGCCGCACCGCTGCTGCACTGGCTCGGCCTGCTGCTGAGTCCGCTGGTGCTGCTGCTGGAACGGCTGCTGCCGGCGATCACCGCTGAATCCGAAATCACCACCAACGAAGAGGAGATCCGCCTGCTGGCACGGCTGGGGTCCCAGAAAGGAGAAATCGAAGCCGACGAGGCCGCGATGATCGGCAAGGTGTTCCAACTGAACGACCTCACCGCCCGGGACCTGATGACACCGCGGGTGTCGGCCCCAACCCTGGATGGCAGCCTCAGCCTCGAGGCCCAGCGAGCTCTGCTGCTTGGCAACAACGCTCCCTGGTGGGTGGTCTTGGGAGACCAGGTGGACAAGGTGCTGGGGGTGGCCAACCGCGAACGGTTGCTGACGGCATTGCTGGAAAACCGCGGCCTGCTCACCCCAGTAGATCTCTGTGAGGCAGTGGACTACGTGCCGGAAATGATCCGTGCCGATCGCCTGCTCACGGGCTTCCGGCGCGACAGCAGCGGTGTGCGGGTGGTCGTGGACGAATTCGGCGGCTTCGTGGGGGTGATCGGAGCGGAAGCCGTGCTGGCCGTGCTGGCGGGCTGGTGGCGCAAGCCGGCAGCATGA
- the gmd gene encoding GDP-mannose 4,6-dehydratase — protein sequence MSMLWSDYLIEALSESTLKKALITGVTGQDGSYLAELLLDKGYEVHGIKRRASSFNTTRIDHLYQDPHELSPRLVLHYGDLTDSTNLIRIIEQVQPDEIYNLGAQSHVAVSFESPEYTANCDALGTLRILEAVRMLGLIDKTKIYQASTSELYGLVQETPQKESTPFYPRSPYGVAKMYAYWITINYRESYGMYACNGILFNHESPRRGETFVTRKITRGLSRINAGLEQCIYMGNLDSKRDWGHARDYVEMQWRMLQQDAPEDFVIATGRQETVRRFIELAANQIGWGGIQWEGNGLQEVGRRPDNNEIVVRIDPRYFRPAEVETLLGDPTRAKDKLGWIPTTSLEQLVAEMVLNDYDEARKEAYLRRKGFDVVGAYE from the coding sequence ATGAGCATGCTGTGGTCCGATTATCTTATCGAGGCTTTGAGCGAGTCAACTTTGAAAAAGGCTTTAATCACAGGCGTGACCGGACAAGATGGTAGTTATTTGGCAGAGCTGCTCCTGGATAAGGGATATGAGGTGCACGGAATAAAGCGTCGCGCAAGTAGTTTTAATACTACGAGAATTGACCATCTTTATCAAGATCCTCATGAATTATCTCCACGGCTGGTTCTTCATTACGGTGATCTTACAGATAGCACTAATTTGATTCGTATAATTGAGCAGGTTCAGCCTGATGAGATCTATAATCTGGGCGCCCAAAGCCATGTGGCTGTCAGTTTTGAATCGCCTGAATACACTGCCAATTGTGATGCACTAGGCACGCTGAGAATTCTGGAAGCTGTCAGGATGCTTGGCTTAATTGATAAGACTAAGATTTATCAGGCAAGCACCAGTGAGCTCTACGGATTGGTTCAGGAGACTCCGCAGAAGGAATCGACCCCTTTTTACCCTCGTAGTCCATATGGAGTTGCAAAGATGTATGCCTACTGGATTACTATTAATTATCGCGAGTCTTACGGAATGTATGCCTGTAACGGTATCTTGTTTAACCACGAAAGCCCGCGCCGTGGTGAAACATTTGTTACCCGCAAGATTACCCGCGGACTCAGTCGTATTAATGCAGGTCTCGAGCAATGCATCTACATGGGCAACCTTGACTCCAAGCGTGACTGGGGGCATGCCCGTGACTATGTCGAGATGCAATGGAGAATGCTTCAGCAGGATGCTCCAGAAGACTTTGTGATCGCCACAGGGCGTCAGGAAACTGTCCGTCGTTTTATCGAGCTTGCTGCGAATCAAATTGGTTGGGGTGGTATCCAATGGGAAGGGAATGGTCTGCAGGAGGTCGGACGTCGTCCTGATAACAACGAAATTGTTGTGCGTATTGATCCGCGTTATTTTCGTCCCGCAGAAGTAGAGACTCTCTTGGGTGATCCTACGAGAGCCAAAGATAAACTAGGCTGGATTCCTACAACTTCTCTGGAGCAATTGGTGGCTGAGATGGTTCTCAATGACTATGATGAAGCCAGAAAAGAAGCTTATCTGAGACGCAAAGGATTTGATGTGGTAGGGGCATACGAATGA